Proteins co-encoded in one Jeotgalibacillus malaysiensis genomic window:
- a CDS encoding primosomal protein N', whose amino-acid sequence MIASVIVDVPAKQIDRTFDYTVPASLQPVVQRGVRVIVPFGPRKIQGFILEIKHESSVKKLKPIEEVVDIEPVLNEELMSLSEWLTEQTLCYRISALQVMLPAAMKAKYHKLFFQLDHDIPDHIQSLFHTESPLSWKKADESGALKDLQELIKQRKVEMKYVVRQSMNVKKKRFVELTGTVTSGNIPGNARKQKQILEHLEAGEGKIAVADLKEIAQTTSAVIKTMIDKGYLKESFSEQYRDPFAERTFEKTDHFTLTPDQKKAITPIVEKVNQYEQQTFLLHGVTGSGKTEIYLQTIDQVLKQDRQAIMLVPEISLTPQMVQRFKGRFGDQVAVMHSGLSVGEKYDEWRKIHRGEVNVVVGARSAIFAPFKRLGVIIIDEEHETSYKQEDSPRYHARDVAIERSMRHGCPVILGSATPSLESFARAKKGNYQLLELEYRMNQQDLPEVKIIDMREELREGNRSMFSRDLLVEIEKRIERKEQIVLFLNRRGYSSFIMCRDCGTVMQCPHCEVSLTYHRYKESMKCHYCGFEEQVPNTCPECESEHIRYFGTGTQKVEEELFKLMPHVKTIRMDVDTTSKKGSHEKLLDAFGRGEADILLGTQMIAKGLDFPNITLVGVLSADTMLHLPDFRASEKTFQLLTQVSGRAGRHEKPGEVIIQTYTPEHFSIELAKTQNYEWFYQKEMMMRKTAQYPPFYFISLITLSHENVNKAAGVCNEIAEILKSRLSDQSIILGPVASPIARIQDKYRYQCMIKYKHEPELKLLLKKILDQYSDTGKDAVSINIDVQPYIMM is encoded by the coding sequence ATGATTGCTTCAGTCATTGTGGATGTACCTGCAAAACAGATAGACCGAACATTTGATTACACTGTCCCTGCATCACTTCAACCCGTTGTCCAAAGAGGCGTCAGAGTAATCGTTCCGTTCGGACCAAGAAAAATTCAGGGCTTTATTCTTGAAATCAAGCATGAATCATCAGTGAAAAAACTGAAACCGATTGAAGAGGTTGTGGATATTGAACCTGTTTTAAACGAAGAATTAATGTCATTATCTGAATGGCTGACTGAACAAACGCTGTGTTACAGAATTTCAGCACTTCAGGTGATGCTGCCTGCAGCGATGAAAGCGAAGTATCATAAGCTTTTCTTCCAGCTTGATCATGACATTCCGGATCATATACAAAGTCTCTTTCATACTGAATCACCACTTTCCTGGAAAAAAGCTGATGAGTCAGGTGCACTGAAAGACCTTCAGGAACTCATAAAACAGCGCAAAGTGGAAATGAAATATGTAGTTAGACAGTCAATGAATGTAAAAAAGAAGAGATTTGTTGAACTGACCGGCACTGTCACATCCGGGAATATCCCCGGTAACGCTAGAAAGCAAAAGCAGATTTTAGAACATCTTGAAGCCGGTGAAGGCAAGATCGCGGTGGCTGATCTGAAAGAGATTGCTCAAACCACTAGTGCTGTTATAAAAACAATGATAGATAAAGGGTATCTAAAAGAATCCTTCAGTGAGCAGTATAGGGATCCATTTGCTGAAAGAACATTTGAAAAGACTGACCATTTTACACTGACACCTGATCAGAAAAAGGCGATCACACCAATAGTTGAGAAGGTGAATCAATATGAGCAGCAGACTTTTTTACTGCACGGGGTAACCGGGAGCGGTAAAACAGAAATTTATCTGCAGACGATCGATCAGGTATTGAAGCAAGACAGGCAGGCGATTATGCTCGTACCCGAGATTTCACTGACTCCGCAAATGGTTCAGCGATTTAAAGGTAGATTTGGAGATCAGGTAGCTGTAATGCACAGTGGGCTATCTGTTGGGGAAAAGTATGATGAGTGGAGAAAGATTCACAGAGGTGAAGTGAATGTAGTGGTCGGTGCGCGATCAGCAATTTTTGCCCCATTTAAAAGACTCGGTGTCATTATCATTGATGAAGAACACGAAACGAGTTATAAGCAGGAGGACTCCCCGAGGTATCATGCAAGAGATGTTGCGATTGAAAGAAGCATGCGGCATGGGTGTCCGGTTATTTTAGGGAGCGCTACACCTTCTCTTGAAAGCTTTGCCAGAGCTAAAAAAGGGAATTATCAGCTGCTTGAACTTGAATACCGAATGAATCAGCAGGATCTTCCTGAAGTAAAGATCATTGATATGCGGGAAGAGCTCCGTGAAGGAAATCGCTCGATGTTCTCTAGGGATCTGCTGGTTGAAATTGAAAAAAGAATTGAGCGGAAAGAGCAGATTGTTCTGTTCCTGAATAGACGGGGCTATTCTTCTTTTATTATGTGCAGAGACTGCGGAACGGTCATGCAATGCCCTCACTGTGAGGTGTCGCTGACTTACCACAGGTATAAAGAAAGTATGAAGTGTCATTATTGTGGATTTGAGGAGCAGGTGCCAAATACGTGTCCTGAATGTGAAAGTGAGCATATCAGATATTTCGGTACCGGGACGCAAAAAGTAGAGGAAGAGCTATTCAAGCTGATGCCTCATGTTAAAACAATCCGCATGGACGTCGATACCACTTCAAAAAAAGGCTCTCATGAAAAACTGCTGGATGCATTTGGAAGAGGGGAAGCGGATATTCTGCTGGGTACTCAGATGATTGCAAAAGGTCTGGATTTTCCAAATATCACACTTGTCGGTGTACTAAGTGCTGATACGATGCTTCATTTGCCTGATTTCAGAGCATCAGAAAAAACGTTTCAGCTTTTAACACAGGTAAGCGGCCGGGCGGGAAGACATGAAAAACCCGGTGAAGTGATCATCCAGACGTATACACCTGAACATTTTTCAATTGAACTCGCAAAAACCCAGAATTATGAATGGTTTTATCAAAAAGAAATGATGATGAGAAAGACAGCGCAATATCCGCCCTTTTACTTTATCTCACTAATCACACTCAGCCATGAGAACGTGAATAAAGCGGCAGGAGTGTGTAATGAAATCGCTGAAATTTTAAAAAGCAGACTCTCAGATCAGTCAATCATTTTAGGACCTGTTGCTTCGCCCATTGCGAGAATACAGGATAAATACCGTTACCAGTGTATGATTAAATACAAACATGAACCAGAACTGAAGCTGTTACTAAAGAAAATCCTTGATCAGTACAGTGATACTGGAAAGGACGCTGTATCCATTAATATTGATGTGCAGCCTTATATCATGATGTAA
- a CDS encoding peptide deformylase: MNKLEIVTHPDERLEQVCDKVSVFDKELHGQLDQLFDLMMEHDGIGIAAPQAGILKRVAIVYLDDESGVIEMINPEIQMISGEETDVEGCLSFPGVFGEVTRTDQIVLSAQDRNGKTFVIEADGYLSRAIQHEADHLDGVLFTSKVSRYVTEEELKEMEEEA, translated from the coding sequence ATGAATAAACTTGAAATTGTAACACACCCTGACGAAAGACTTGAGCAGGTATGCGATAAAGTATCTGTATTTGATAAAGAACTGCATGGTCAGCTGGATCAGCTGTTTGACCTGATGATGGAGCATGACGGTATTGGCATTGCTGCACCTCAGGCAGGAATTCTAAAAAGGGTCGCAATTGTCTATCTTGATGATGAATCAGGCGTAATTGAGATGATTAATCCTGAAATACAAATGATCTCAGGAGAAGAGACTGATGTTGAGGGATGTCTAAGCTTCCCTGGCGTATTTGGAGAAGTAACAAGAACAGATCAGATTGTTTTATCAGCGCAGGATCGTAACGGGAAAACTTTTGTAATCGAAGCTGACGGTTACTTATCAAGAGCGATCCAGCATGAAGCTGATCATCTTGACGGCGTCCTATTCACCTCAAAAGTTTCCAGATACGTAACAGAGGAAGAATTGAAAGAAATGGAGGAGGAGGCTTAA
- a CDS encoding methionyl-tRNA formyltransferase, whose protein sequence is MTSVIFMGTPDFSVPVLQRVIADGYEVKAVVTQPDRPVGRKKVLTPPPVKKEALNHQIKVIQPEKLTGSAELEEIIDLDADLIITAAFGQLLPKKLLDAPKLGCINVHASLLPELRGGAPIHHAIIRGYDQSGITIMYMAEKLDAGDIISQRTVPISDEDHVGTLHDKLSKAGADLLSETLPLLIEGKAARTEQDHDKATYAWNIKREEEKIDWNRPGKEVFNQIRGLYPWPTAYTIFRDKPLKIQGAKLSKGTGAPGEVISVTDEGITFATADDQAVLVTELQPSGKKKMAAADFLRGSDVKTGEKAQYE, encoded by the coding sequence ATGACTTCAGTAATTTTTATGGGGACACCCGACTTTTCAGTGCCTGTTCTTCAAAGAGTCATCGCTGATGGGTATGAAGTGAAGGCTGTTGTGACACAGCCTGATAGACCAGTAGGCAGAAAAAAGGTACTCACTCCTCCGCCGGTAAAAAAGGAAGCGCTAAATCATCAGATTAAAGTCATTCAGCCGGAAAAACTAACAGGGTCAGCTGAACTTGAAGAGATTATCGACCTTGACGCTGATTTGATTATTACTGCAGCATTTGGACAGCTGCTGCCAAAAAAATTACTTGATGCACCTAAGCTTGGGTGTATCAATGTACATGCGTCACTTCTTCCTGAATTAAGAGGAGGTGCGCCGATTCATCATGCCATTATCAGAGGCTATGATCAATCAGGCATTACGATTATGTATATGGCAGAAAAGCTGGATGCAGGAGATATAATCAGTCAGCGTACAGTACCGATCAGCGATGAAGATCATGTCGGCACGTTGCATGATAAATTAAGTAAAGCAGGTGCTGATTTGCTTTCTGAAACACTCCCATTACTGATCGAAGGAAAGGCAGCCCGCACAGAACAGGATCACGATAAGGCGACTTATGCATGGAATATAAAAAGAGAAGAAGAAAAAATTGACTGGAATCGTCCGGGCAAAGAAGTATTCAATCAGATCAGAGGGCTTTATCCCTGGCCGACTGCCTATACAATTTTCAGGGATAAGCCTTTAAAAATCCAGGGTGCAAAACTTTCTAAAGGGACTGGTGCGCCTGGAGAGGTGATCAGCGTAACTGATGAAGGTATTACATTTGCAACAGCTGATGATCAGGCTGTGCTAGTAACTGAATTGCAGCCTTCAGGAAAAAAGAAAATGGCTGCAGCGGACTTTTTAAGAGGGTCTGATGTAAAGACCGGAGAGAAGGCACAATATGAGTAA
- a CDS encoding 16S rRNA methyltransferase, whose protein sequence is MSKFSLREAALHILDQIDKNQSYSNLLLNHAIKKFDISKKDTGLLTEITYGTIQRKMTLDYFLEPFLKKKVEGWVRNLLRLSLYQMLYLDRVPERAAIHEAVEIAKKKGHKGISGMVNGVLRSIQREGVRSTEDIQDPIKKISIETSHPEWLVNRWAAHFGLEKTKEMCERNLIAPVQTARVNTSRISRDEALKLLEDEGIEASESPIVPSGIRVKKGNIAHTSAYKNGYITVQDESSMLVAYALAPVPGETILDMCAAPGGKTTHVAECLNNEGEVYALDLHDHKIKLIKENADRLQLKNVKGEALDGRKLKERFPEKLFDRILVDAPCSGLGVLRRKPDIKYAKREQDLKSLSKIQQELLDSAVQSLKKDGVLVYSTCTVDKEENEGTVKQFLADHADMTLMTPDQLPEKIAVLAENNLLQIFPQDFDGDGFFIAVFKKNA, encoded by the coding sequence ATGAGTAAATTTTCATTAAGAGAAGCTGCTCTTCATATCCTTGATCAGATCGATAAAAATCAGTCATACAGTAACCTGTTGCTGAATCATGCGATTAAAAAGTTTGATATCAGTAAAAAAGATACGGGACTGCTGACAGAGATTACTTATGGTACGATTCAGCGTAAAATGACACTTGATTATTTCCTTGAACCTTTCTTAAAGAAAAAAGTCGAAGGATGGGTCCGGAATCTTTTGAGACTGAGTCTATACCAGATGCTGTACCTGGATCGTGTACCTGAGCGTGCGGCTATTCATGAAGCGGTGGAAATTGCTAAGAAGAAGGGGCATAAAGGGATCTCCGGTATGGTTAACGGGGTTTTACGTTCAATTCAGCGCGAAGGGGTCAGATCAACTGAAGACATTCAGGATCCGATTAAAAAAATCTCAATTGAAACAAGTCACCCGGAATGGCTGGTAAATAGGTGGGCAGCACACTTTGGCCTTGAAAAAACAAAGGAAATGTGTGAGAGAAACCTGATTGCACCTGTTCAGACAGCAAGAGTGAATACGAGCAGAATCAGCCGTGATGAAGCGCTTAAACTACTTGAAGATGAAGGAATAGAAGCATCTGAAAGCCCGATTGTGCCATCAGGTATACGTGTCAAAAAAGGTAATATTGCACATACTTCAGCGTATAAAAACGGTTATATTACCGTTCAGGATGAAAGTTCCATGCTTGTAGCTTATGCGCTGGCTCCTGTACCTGGTGAAACAATTCTCGATATGTGTGCAGCGCCGGGAGGAAAAACCACACATGTTGCCGAATGTTTAAACAATGAAGGTGAAGTCTATGCGCTTGACCTTCATGACCATAAGATAAAACTGATTAAAGAAAATGCAGACCGTCTGCAGCTGAAGAACGTAAAAGGCGAAGCGCTTGATGGCCGAAAGCTGAAAGAACGCTTCCCGGAAAAGTTGTTTGACAGAATCCTTGTTGATGCTCCGTGCAGCGGCCTCGGTGTGCTCAGAAGAAAACCAGATATAAAATATGCAAAAAGAGAGCAGGACCTAAAGTCACTTTCAAAAATACAACAGGAGCTTCTGGACTCAGCTGTTCAAAGTCTTAAAAAAGACGGAGTACTTGTATACAGCACATGTACTGTTGATAAGGAAGAAAATGAAGGAACCGTGAAGCAGTTTCTTGCGGATCATGCTGATATGACGCTGATGACGCCGGACCAGCTGCCAGAAAAAATTGCAGTACTGGCAGAAAATAATCTGCTTCAGATTTTCCCGCAGGACTTTGATGGAGATGGTTTCTTTATTGCAGTATTTAAAAAGAATGCGTAA
- a CDS encoding phosphoprotein phosphatase — protein sequence MEAVFKSDRGKIRKLNEDAGGIFRNHYAVLAVVADGMGGHRAGDVASEMTVKLVEKKWQELSSELKAGAAEDWLRQTVEEVNAELYQYAERHPECNGMGTTLVAAICTHDFISIAHIGDSRGYVIDQSRVVQMTEDDSFVNALVQSGEISKEDAEQHPKKNLLLKALGTKGKADPSIKTIIPEHGTLLLLCSDGLSNKVSEDEIAAAAAQKLPLDEMAESLIRLANDHGGEDNITLAAVKVLLPGEGGETL from the coding sequence ATGGAAGCCGTTTTTAAAAGCGATCGTGGAAAAATACGAAAGCTGAATGAAGATGCGGGTGGCATTTTTAGAAACCATTATGCCGTTCTGGCTGTTGTAGCAGATGGCATGGGGGGGCACCGTGCAGGTGATGTTGCAAGTGAAATGACAGTAAAGCTTGTTGAAAAGAAATGGCAGGAACTGAGCAGCGAACTTAAAGCCGGAGCTGCTGAAGACTGGCTTCGGCAAACAGTTGAAGAAGTGAACGCTGAGCTGTATCAGTATGCTGAAAGACACCCTGAGTGCAACGGGATGGGAACAACTCTTGTGGCGGCAATATGTACACATGACTTCATTTCAATTGCACATATTGGAGACAGCAGAGGATACGTGATTGATCAGTCGCGCGTGGTACAGATGACTGAAGATGATTCTTTTGTAAATGCACTTGTACAGTCAGGTGAAATCTCAAAAGAAGATGCAGAGCAACATCCGAAAAAGAACCTTCTGTTAAAAGCTTTAGGTACAAAAGGTAAGGCAGACCCATCGATTAAAACGATCATTCCAGAGCATGGGACACTCCTCCTTTTATGCTCAGATGGGCTTTCCAATAAAGTATCTGAAGATGAGATTGCTGCAGCTGCAGCGCAAAAGCTGCCACTTGATGAAATGGCGGAAAGCCTGATCCGTCTTGCAAATGATCATGGTGGTGAAGATAATATTACCCTTGCGGCTGTGAAGGTTTTATTGCCCGGTGAAGGTGGTGAGACCTTATGA
- a CDS encoding non-spific serine/threonine protein kinase — translation MIGKRLSGRYKVLRSIGSGGMANVYLARDMILDRDVAVKVLRVDYVSEANMLKRFQREAQSATSLTHPNIVSMYDVGDEGDYYFLVMEYVEGMTLKQYIQEHSPLDLDDAINIMLQLTSAIAHAHHNGIIHRDIKPQNILIDQEGNIKITDFGIAMALSATAITQTNSVMGTVHYLSPEQARGGTASKKSDIYSLGIVMYELITGTLPYEGESPISIALKHLQSDLPRPSEVVEDLPQSLENVILKAAAKDPHYRYASADEMTEDLKTVLNPERASEPLFAPAPDLEATKAIPIIKDRMDVIRAEDTKVHEPEKKEEKPVKKKKKWPWILALVLVLLLSGGVMAALGMFWPTQVQVPDVIGENIEDAEDIITEAGLTVGDIVYEPNEQVEEDIVLRSSPKATRSIEEGEPVNLVVSSGKETIEVDGYVGRNINNTEDLIREAGFSDIDPTEQYDDSAEGTILEQDPREGEEVVPGDTVMRLVISQGPEQSEVPDLTGYTAEEIAAYEQETGITVSITREEYSNDYAAGTVISQNPEAGTMVEVGGNINVVTSLGAPPVPVNNVVIPVTIEYLQEEEAPEEGEDPPELPEQVITIYIDDKNNSIDEAVEEFTITEDTERNIRLTIEEGSSGSYRIERDGEVYLEDTISYQENE, via the coding sequence ATGATCGGTAAAAGATTAAGTGGCCGATACAAGGTCCTGAGATCAATCGGGAGCGGTGGTATGGCGAACGTTTATCTTGCGAGGGATATGATCCTTGACAGAGATGTTGCTGTAAAGGTGCTTCGTGTGGATTATGTCAGCGAAGCCAATATGCTGAAGCGGTTTCAGCGGGAGGCTCAATCTGCTACCAGTCTGACGCATCCGAACATTGTCAGTATGTATGATGTCGGAGATGAAGGTGACTATTATTTTCTTGTGATGGAATACGTAGAAGGTATGACGTTAAAGCAGTATATTCAGGAACATTCACCGCTTGACTTAGATGATGCAATCAACATTATGCTTCAGCTGACATCAGCGATCGCCCATGCGCACCATAATGGGATTATCCACAGAGATATTAAACCGCAAAACATCCTGATCGATCAAGAAGGCAACATTAAAATAACTGACTTTGGTATTGCGATGGCATTAAGTGCGACTGCGATTACACAGACTAACTCTGTGATGGGGACTGTTCATTACCTTTCGCCAGAGCAGGCAAGAGGAGGAACCGCCTCTAAGAAATCGGATATTTACTCTCTAGGCATCGTCATGTATGAACTGATTACAGGCACGCTCCCATATGAAGGTGAATCACCGATTTCGATCGCTTTAAAGCATTTGCAGAGTGATTTACCAAGACCGTCAGAAGTCGTTGAAGATCTGCCGCAGAGTCTTGAAAATGTCATTTTAAAGGCTGCTGCTAAGGACCCTCACTACCGTTACGCAAGTGCCGATGAGATGACAGAAGATCTGAAAACGGTGTTAAACCCTGAGCGAGCTTCAGAACCATTGTTTGCTCCTGCTCCTGATCTCGAAGCGACAAAAGCCATTCCAATCATCAAGGACCGGATGGATGTCATTCGGGCAGAAGACACAAAAGTGCATGAGCCTGAAAAGAAAGAAGAGAAGCCGGTAAAGAAGAAAAAGAAATGGCCATGGATCCTTGCGCTCGTATTGGTTCTGCTTTTAAGCGGAGGTGTTATGGCTGCTTTAGGCATGTTTTGGCCAACCCAGGTTCAGGTACCGGATGTAATCGGAGAGAACATAGAAGATGCTGAAGATATCATTACAGAAGCTGGGCTGACTGTCGGAGATATTGTATATGAACCGAATGAACAGGTTGAAGAAGATATTGTGCTCAGAAGTTCACCTAAAGCGACCAGATCAATTGAAGAGGGTGAACCTGTCAATCTGGTGGTCAGCAGTGGAAAAGAAACAATTGAAGTGGATGGGTATGTCGGCAGAAACATCAATAACACGGAAGATCTGATCCGTGAAGCAGGTTTCAGTGACATCGACCCTACTGAACAGTATGATGATTCAGCAGAAGGAACGATACTTGAACAGGATCCGCGTGAAGGCGAAGAAGTTGTGCCCGGCGATACAGTCATGAGACTTGTGATCAGCCAGGGACCTGAACAGTCTGAGGTGCCTGATCTGACAGGCTACACCGCTGAAGAAATTGCTGCTTATGAACAGGAAACAGGAATCACCGTATCAATTACCAGAGAAGAATATTCAAATGATTACGCTGCAGGTACCGTTATTTCACAAAATCCTGAAGCAGGTACAATGGTGGAAGTGGGGGGGAATATTAATGTCGTCACTTCCCTTGGCGCACCACCTGTTCCGGTCAATAACGTAGTCATTCCTGTAACCATTGAATACCTTCAGGAGGAAGAAGCGCCTGAAGAAGGAGAGGATCCTCCTGAATTACCTGAGCAGGTGATTACGATCTATATTGATGATAAAAATAATTCAATTGATGAGGCGGTTGAAGAATTTACGATAACTGAAGATACAGAAAGAAATATCAGGCTGACCATTGAAGAGGGAAGCAGCGGTTCGTACAGAATCGAAAGAGATGGGGAAGTTTATCTTGAAGATACAATCTCTTATCAGGAAAATGAATAG
- a CDS encoding GTPase A, with translation MPEGKIMKALSGFYYVKDQDAVIQCRGRGIFRKNKITPLVGDFVEYQADNAQEGYILDIQSRKNELVRPPIANVDQAVLVFSAVEPDFSTSLLDRFLVLVESHHIRPVICISKIDLLDKEQEQNIQEFADDYRRIGYEVILTSAKWEESMALLKPILDDTVTVFAGQSGVGKSSILNALRPDLELKTDAISSSLGRGKHTTRHVELIEIGEGFVADTPGFSALEFSELELEELSDCFPEMAEASEQCKFRGCLHMNEPKCAVKSAVETGDIKQYRYDHYQQFYEEIKSRKPRY, from the coding sequence ATGCCCGAAGGAAAAATCATGAAAGCCCTGAGCGGTTTTTATTATGTAAAAGATCAGGATGCAGTCATTCAGTGCAGAGGACGCGGTATCTTCCGCAAAAATAAAATTACCCCTCTTGTAGGTGATTTTGTAGAGTACCAGGCTGATAATGCACAGGAAGGGTACATTCTTGATATTCAGTCCAGAAAAAATGAGCTAGTACGGCCGCCGATCGCTAACGTTGATCAGGCAGTCCTCGTTTTCTCGGCAGTAGAACCGGATTTCAGCACATCCTTACTCGATAGATTTCTGGTGCTTGTAGAGAGCCATCATATTAGACCGGTCATCTGTATATCTAAAATTGATCTGCTCGATAAAGAACAGGAACAAAACATACAGGAGTTTGCTGATGACTACAGAAGGATCGGCTACGAAGTCATTTTGACTTCAGCTAAATGGGAAGAGAGTATGGCTCTTTTAAAGCCGATTCTTGACGATACTGTAACTGTATTTGCCGGTCAGTCAGGTGTCGGAAAGTCTTCGATATTAAATGCATTGAGACCGGATCTTGAATTAAAGACTGATGCCATTTCAAGTTCTCTTGGCAGAGGAAAGCATACTACACGCCACGTCGAACTGATTGAGATCGGTGAAGGATTTGTAGCTGATACGCCCGGATTCAGTGCACTTGAATTCTCAGAACTTGAGCTTGAAGAACTCTCAGACTGTTTCCCTGAAATGGCAGAAGCGTCTGAACAGTGTAAATTCAGAGGCTGTCTCCATATGAATGAACCGAAATGTGCTGTGAAATCAGCAGTGGAAACAGGAGATATTAAGCAGTACAGATATGATCATTACCAGCAGTTTTATGAAGAAATAAAATCCAGAAAGCCGAGGTATTAA
- a CDS encoding ribulose-phosphate 3-epimerase: MVKIAPSILSADFSKLGDEVREVEKGGADYIHIDVMDGMFVPNITMGALVVEAIRPVTSLTLDVHLMIEQPERYVESFAKAGADIISVHVEATKHLHRTLQLIKVAGVKAGIVLNPHTPVEAVKHCLSEADLVLVMTVNPGFGGQSFIKETVTKIKELNELRTNERYSFEIEVDGGVTDETIALCTKAGADVAVAGSFVYGKKDREAAITSLKNAAN, encoded by the coding sequence ATGGTCAAAATTGCCCCATCTATTTTATCAGCAGACTTCTCAAAGCTTGGCGATGAAGTACGCGAAGTAGAAAAAGGAGGAGCCGATTATATCCATATTGATGTAATGGATGGCATGTTTGTGCCTAATATTACGATGGGTGCGCTTGTGGTTGAAGCGATCAGACCGGTCACATCTCTGACACTCGATGTACACTTAATGATCGAGCAGCCGGAAAGATATGTGGAATCATTTGCTAAAGCGGGTGCTGATATTATTTCTGTTCACGTAGAAGCAACAAAGCACCTTCACAGAACACTACAATTAATCAAAGTTGCAGGTGTTAAAGCAGGTATTGTATTGAATCCGCACACACCTGTTGAAGCAGTTAAACACTGCCTGAGTGAAGCTGATCTCGTACTTGTGATGACAGTCAATCCGGGATTTGGCGGACAGTCATTTATTAAAGAAACGGTAACGAAGATCAAGGAACTGAATGAACTCAGAACAAATGAGCGCTACAGTTTTGAAATTGAAGTAGATGGTGGTGTCACGGATGAAACCATTGCATTATGTACAAAGGCGGGAGCTGATGTAGCAGTAGCGGGATCATTCGTTTACGGAAAGAAGGATCGTGAAGCAGCAATCACATCCTTAAAAAACGCAGCAAACTAA
- a CDS encoding 50S ribosomal protein L28, whose protein sequence is MAKQCVVTGRKTRSGNARSHAMNANKRTWGANLQKVRILVDGKPKRVWVSARALKSGKVERV, encoded by the coding sequence ATGGCAAAACAATGTGTTGTAACAGGTCGTAAAACACGTTCTGGTAACGCTCGTTCCCACGCAATGAACGCTAACAAGCGTACATGGGGCGCAAACCTTCAAAAAGTTCGTATTCTTGTTGATGGTAAGCCTAAGCGTGTTTGGGTTTCTGCTCGTGCTCTGAAATCAGGCAAAGTAGAACGCGTGTAA
- a CDS encoding serine dehydratase subunit beta has product MKYKSVFDIIGPVMIGPSSSHTAGAARIGKMARELFGREPEWANLSFYGSFAKTYKGHGTDVAMIGGIMDFETDDERIIEAKKIARDRGIRIKIREEEALTDHPNTARIKLGDKDGEMELVGISIGGGKIEIIELNGFELSLTGHHPAILVVHEDRFGAVAAVSTVLARHKMNIGKMDVSRQDVGKMALMTIEVDQHIEDALLTELKALPEVTQVTKITD; this is encoded by the coding sequence ATGAAATACAAAAGCGTATTTGATATTATCGGTCCTGTAATGATTGGGCCTTCATCTTCTCATACTGCGGGAGCAGCAAGAATCGGTAAAATGGCAAGAGAGCTTTTTGGCAGAGAACCTGAATGGGCAAACCTGTCATTTTACGGCTCATTTGCAAAAACCTATAAAGGTCATGGAACGGATGTTGCAATGATCGGCGGGATCATGGATTTTGAAACTGACGATGAACGCATCATTGAGGCAAAAAAAATTGCCAGAGACAGAGGCATCCGAATTAAAATCCGCGAAGAAGAAGCACTGACAGATCATCCGAATACAGCCCGGATCAAGCTTGGCGATAAAGACGGTGAAATGGAACTTGTCGGTATTTCGATCGGAGGCGGTAAGATTGAGATCATTGAATTAAATGGATTTGAACTCAGTCTGACAGGACACCACCCGGCTATTCTTGTTGTGCATGAAGACCGCTTTGGTGCCGTAGCAGCAGTTTCAACTGTCCTTGCAAGACATAAAATGAACATCGGGAAAATGGATGTATCGAGACAAGATGTTGGAAAGATGGCGCTGATGACAATTGAAGTTGATCAGCACATTGAAGATGCTTTACTTACCGAATTAAAGGCGCTTCCTGAAGTTACACAGGTAACAAAAATTACTGATTAA